TAtttctatttgtattatttataaccttGGTTATATAACATCCAGACATTTAAATAGCACAACTCAACcagaaattgtaaaaaaaaacaaacaaacaaacaaacaaattatacagaatagttattaattattttaactttaaaattatatatacattttatttttaatatatttcaataatttatacttactttgattaatatattttttacacatttgatTATCtacaaaaagaatttttttaattatcatataaaaaaataataacaacaaaagcGTTTATTTGTTCTTCAATTGACTGCATATCCATTCTAGCCCTTGATACAATCTGCAAGATAAAtagtatcaacattttttaaaagttatattacaatattaacaatgtaATCACCTACCCTTCACCAGTCAACGCACAACAAGCTTGGATATGCCACTGTTGTTTCTTAATGGAAGTCAGGTTTAAATGTTTACTGATCTCTGCAGCAGTTAATGCACCTTTCATGTCTTGTTTGTTGGCATAAACAAGA
This region of Acyrthosiphon pisum isolate AL4f unplaced genomic scaffold, pea_aphid_22Mar2018_4r6ur Scaffold_8023;HRSCAF=8607, whole genome shotgun sequence genomic DNA includes:
- the LOC100573030 gene encoding ADP-ribosylation factor-like protein 5A; the protein is MWDLGGQQSLRAAWSTYYCNTEFVIVVIDSTDRSRLDLSREELYKVLNNDELSSAAILVYANKQDMKGALTAAEISKHLNLTSIKKQQWHIQACCALTGEGLYQGLEWICSQLKNK